Proteins from a single region of Candidatus Effluviviaceae Genus V sp.:
- a CDS encoding HlyD family efflux transporter periplasmic adaptor subunit has protein sequence MKKRRRIVMVVAAAAAVGLVLWLTVFRDDANRDELAASGTVEATEARLGFQATGRVDSITVREGDRVGVGDKLASLDRTQALAHLDQARAQVEAARSALDELERGPRPEEVAQARAARDVTEQQLTDARRNLERTTNLFEGGAVSEEQYEKAQVAFDISQSRHEQAEAQLKLVEDGPRSERIEAQRAQLRQAEAGLRVAQATIANMRVVAPIDGIVTVRHREPGETVPAGSPVLTVMNPDDRWVRIFVREDRIGAVKIGATAHIRTDTYPEREYKGEVTFIASEAEFTPKNVQTEEERVKLVYAVKVSVSGDPELDLKPGMPADVWLRLPDDDGDDDS, from the coding sequence ATGAAGAAGAGACGACGAATCGTCATGGTCGTCGCGGCCGCTGCCGCCGTCGGACTGGTCCTGTGGCTCACCGTGTTCCGTGACGACGCGAACCGCGACGAGCTGGCCGCCTCGGGTACCGTCGAGGCCACCGAGGCCCGTCTGGGGTTCCAGGCCACCGGTCGCGTGGACTCGATAACGGTCCGCGAAGGCGACCGCGTCGGCGTCGGCGACAAGCTGGCCTCTCTGGACCGGACGCAGGCGCTGGCCCACCTCGACCAGGCGCGGGCTCAGGTCGAGGCCGCGCGCTCGGCGCTCGACGAGCTTGAGCGAGGGCCCAGACCGGAGGAGGTGGCGCAGGCGCGTGCCGCGCGGGACGTGACGGAGCAGCAACTCACCGACGCCCGACGCAACCTCGAGCGCACGACGAACCTCTTCGAGGGAGGCGCCGTGAGCGAGGAGCAGTACGAGAAGGCCCAGGTGGCATTCGACATCTCGCAGAGCAGACACGAGCAGGCAGAAGCGCAGCTCAAACTCGTTGAGGACGGGCCGCGAAGTGAGCGCATCGAGGCGCAGCGGGCGCAACTGCGGCAGGCCGAGGCCGGCCTCCGCGTCGCCCAAGCCACGATCGCCAACATGCGGGTCGTCGCGCCGATCGACGGCATCGTCACCGTCCGCCATCGCGAGCCCGGCGAGACCGTCCCGGCCGGGTCACCTGTCCTGACCGTCATGAACCCGGACGACCGATGGGTCCGGATCTTCGTACGGGAGGACCGCATCGGCGCGGTGAAGATCGGTGCGACAGCGCACATCAGGACCGACACGTATCCCGAAAGAGAATACAAGGGCGAAGTGACCTTCATCGCCTCGGAGGCCGAGTTCACGCCCAAGAACGTACAGACGGAGGAGGAGCGCGTGAAGCTCGTCTACGCGGTGAAGGTGAGCGTGTCCGGAGATCCCGAGCTGGACCTCAAACCGGGAATGCCGGCGGACGTGTGGCTGCGACTGCCGGACGACGACGGCGACGACGACTCGTGA